The [Pseudomonas] carboxydohydrogena genome includes a window with the following:
- the rpsS gene encoding 30S ribosomal protein S19 produces the protein MVRSVWKGPFVEGSLLKKADAARASGRHDVIKIWSRRSTILPQFVGLTFGVYNGQKHVPVAVNEEMVGHKFGEFSPTRTFHGHSGDKKAKKA, from the coding sequence ATGGTACGTTCAGTCTGGAAAGGCCCGTTCGTTGAAGGCTCTCTGCTCAAGAAGGCAGATGCAGCCCGCGCGTCTGGCCGTCACGACGTCATCAAGATCTGGAGCCGCCGCTCGACGATCCTGCCGCAGTTCGTGGGTCTGACCTTCGGCGTCTACAACGGCCAGAAGCACGTTCCGGTCGCCGTGAACGAGGAAATGGTCGGCCACAAGTTCGGCGAGTTCTCGCCGACCCGCACTTTCCATGGCCATTCGGGCGATAAGAAAGCCAAGAAGGCTTGA
- the rpsC gene encoding 30S ribosomal protein S3 — protein sequence MGQKINPIGLRLGINRTWDSRWFAGKGEYAKLLHEDVRIREVLMKELKQAAVARIVIERPHKKCRVSVYSARPGVVIGKKGADIDKLKKKVAEITQSDVVINIVEIRKPELDATLVAESIAQQLERRVAFRRAMKRAVQSAMRLGAQGIRINCSGRLGGAEIARMEWYREGRVPLHTLRADVDYGVATAFTTFGTCGVKVWLFKGEILEHDPMAQDKRLNDTSGGDSRPRRDAA from the coding sequence ATGGGTCAAAAGATCAATCCAATCGGGCTGCGTCTCGGCATCAACCGGACCTGGGATTCCCGTTGGTTCGCCGGCAAGGGCGAATACGCCAAGCTCCTCCACGAGGACGTGCGGATTCGCGAAGTGCTGATGAAGGAACTGAAGCAGGCGGCCGTGGCGCGCATCGTGATCGAGCGCCCGCACAAGAAGTGCCGCGTTTCGGTTTACTCGGCGCGCCCCGGCGTGGTGATCGGCAAGAAGGGCGCCGACATCGACAAGCTGAAGAAGAAGGTCGCGGAGATCACCCAGTCCGACGTCGTCATCAACATCGTCGAAATCCGCAAGCCGGAACTCGACGCGACGCTGGTCGCCGAATCGATCGCCCAGCAGCTCGAGCGCCGCGTGGCGTTCCGCCGCGCGATGAAGCGGGCGGTTCAGTCGGCGATGCGTCTCGGCGCGCAGGGCATTCGTATCAACTGCTCGGGCCGTCTCGGCGGCGCGGAAATCGCGCGCATGGAATGGTACCGCGAAGGCCGCGTGCCGCTGCACACGCTGCGCGCGGACGTCGATTACGGCGTGGCCACCGCGTTCACCACGTTCGGCACCTGCGGCGTGAAGGTCTGGCTCTTCAAGGGCGAGATCCTCGAGCACGATCCGATGGCGCAGGACAAGCGCCTGAACGACACCAGCGGCGGTGACAGCCGTCCGCGTCGCGACGCGGCGTGA
- the rplV gene encoding 50S ribosomal protein L22, whose protein sequence is MSKPKRERALSENEAKAVARMLRVSPQKLNLVAQLIRGKKAASALADLQFSRKRIAVDVKKCLESAIANAENNHDLDVDALVVSEAHVGNGIVMKRFAPRGRGRSGRVYKPFSQLTIVVRQVEAEASA, encoded by the coding sequence ATGAGCAAACCAAAGCGCGAACGCGCCCTTTCGGAGAATGAAGCCAAGGCGGTTGCCCGCATGCTTCGCGTGAGCCCGCAGAAGCTCAATCTTGTCGCGCAACTGATCCGCGGCAAGAAGGCTGCTTCCGCGCTGGCCGACCTGCAATTCTCGCGCAAGCGGATCGCGGTCGACGTCAAGAAGTGCCTCGAATCCGCGATCGCCAACGCCGAAAACAACCATGACCTCGATGTTGACGCGCTGGTCGTCTCCGAGGCGCATGTCGGCAACGGCATCGTGATGAAGCGTTTCGCACCGCGCGGCCGTGGCCGTTCGGGCCGTGTCTATAAACCGTTCTCGCAGCTGACGATCGTTGTCCGTCAGGTCGAGGCCGAGGCGAGCGCTTAA
- the rpmC gene encoding 50S ribosomal protein L29, which yields MAHKAEDVRAMSADQMEDAILNLKKERFNLRFQRATGQLENTSRLREARREIARIKTIAAQKRAADSKKK from the coding sequence ATGGCACACAAAGCTGAAGACGTCCGTGCGATGAGCGCCGACCAGATGGAGGATGCGATCCTCAATCTGAAGAAGGAGCGGTTCAACCTGCGCTTCCAGCGGGCCACCGGCCAGCTCGAGAACACCTCGCGCCTGCGCGAAGCTCGCCGCGAAATCGCACGCATCAAGACCATCGCTGCGCAGAAACGCGCCGCGGACAGCAAGAAGAAGTAA
- the rplN gene encoding 50S ribosomal protein L14, which yields MIQMQTNLDVADNSGARRVMCIKVLGGSKRRYATVGDIIVVSIKEAIPRGKVKKGDVMKAVVVRVAKDIRRADGSVIRFDRNAAVLVNNQSEPVGTRIFGPVPRELRAKNHMKIISLAPEVL from the coding sequence ATGATTCAGATGCAGACCAACCTCGACGTGGCCGATAATTCCGGCGCGCGCCGTGTCATGTGCATCAAGGTGCTTGGAGGTTCCAAGCGCCGTTACGCCACCGTTGGCGACATCATCGTCGTGTCCATCAAGGAAGCCATTCCGCGCGGAAAGGTGAAGAAGGGCGACGTGATGAAGGCCGTGGTCGTGCGTGTTGCGAAGGACATTCGCCGCGCCGACGGTTCGGTGATCCGTTTCGACCGCAACGCCGCCGTGCTGGTGAACAACCAGTCCGAGCCGGTCGGCACCCGTATCTTCGGGCCGGTGCCGCGCGAGCTGCGCGCCAAGAACCACATGAAGATCATCTCGCTTGCGCCGGAGGTGCTGTAA
- the rplX gene encoding 50S ribosomal protein L24: MAAKIRKGDKVVVLTGRDKGRTGEVFEVRPSEGRALVRGVNLVKRHQKQTQAQEGGIISKESPIHLSNIALVGKDGKPTRVGFKIQKDGTKVRIAKSSGAEIDG, from the coding sequence ATGGCCGCCAAGATCCGCAAAGGCGACAAGGTCGTCGTTCTGACCGGCCGCGACAAGGGTCGTACCGGCGAAGTGTTCGAGGTGCGTCCGTCGGAAGGCCGCGCGCTGGTTCGTGGCGTCAACCTGGTGAAGCGTCACCAGAAGCAGACGCAAGCGCAGGAGGGCGGCATCATCTCCAAGGAGAGCCCGATCCACCTGTCGAACATCGCGCTCGTCGGCAAGGACGGCAAGCCGACCCGCGTCGGTTTCAAGATTCAGAAGGATGGCACCAAGGTGCGCATCGCCAAGAGCTCGGGAGCTGAGATCGATGGCTGA
- the rplP gene encoding 50S ribosomal protein L16 codes for MMQPKKTKFRKAHKGRIHGVASSGATLSFGQFGLKAMAPERITARQIEAARRALTRHMKRVGRVWIRVFPDLPVSKKPAEVRMGSGKGSPELWVARVKPGRILFEIDGVNDQIAREALSLAAAKLPIKTRFVARIAE; via the coding sequence ATGATGCAACCCAAGAAGACCAAGTTCCGCAAGGCGCACAAGGGCCGTATCCACGGCGTCGCCTCGTCGGGCGCGACGTTGTCCTTCGGCCAGTTCGGCCTGAAGGCGATGGCGCCGGAGCGCATCACTGCGCGCCAGATCGAAGCCGCGCGCCGCGCGCTGACCCGCCACATGAAGCGTGTCGGCCGCGTGTGGATCCGCGTGTTCCCCGATCTTCCGGTGTCGAAGAAGCCCGCCGAAGTCCGTATGGGCTCGGGCAAGGGTTCGCCGGAATTGTGGGTGGCGCGGGTGAAGCCGGGCCGCATCCTGTTCGAGATCGACGGCGTCAACGACCAGATCGCGCGTGAGGCGCTGTCGCTCGCGGCCGCCAAGCTTCCGATCAAGACGCGCTTCGTCGCACGTATCGCGGAGTAA
- the rplE gene encoding 50S ribosomal protein L5 yields MAETYIPRLRTVYDRDIRGKLTEQFGLTNAMQVPRLDKVVLNMGIGEAVNDRKKVELAANDLALIAGQKPIVTHSRKAIATFKLREGQAIGAKVTLRKAKMYEFIDRLINVALPRVRDFRGLNPKSFDGRGNYSLGLKEHIVFPEIDYDKSGESWGMDITVCTTAANDEQARALLTAFNFPFRQ; encoded by the coding sequence ATGGCTGAGACATATATTCCGCGCCTGCGCACGGTGTATGACCGCGACATCCGCGGCAAGCTGACCGAGCAGTTCGGCCTGACCAATGCGATGCAGGTTCCGCGCCTGGACAAGGTCGTGCTCAACATGGGCATCGGCGAGGCCGTCAACGACCGCAAGAAGGTCGAGCTGGCCGCGAACGATCTCGCGCTGATCGCAGGTCAGAAGCCGATCGTGACCCATTCGCGCAAGGCGATCGCGACCTTCAAGCTGCGCGAAGGCCAGGCCATTGGCGCCAAGGTCACGCTGCGCAAGGCGAAGATGTACGAGTTCATCGACCGCCTCATCAACGTGGCCCTGCCGCGCGTGCGCGACTTCCGCGGCCTCAACCCCAAGAGCTTCGACGGCCGCGGCAATTATTCGCTCGGCCTGAAAGAGCACATCGTGTTTCCGGAAATCGACTACGACAAGTCGGGCGAGAGCTGGGGCATGGACATCACGGTTTGCACCACCGCCGCCAACGACGAGCAGGCGAGGGCGCTGTTGACCGCATTCAATTTCCCGTTCCGGCAGTGA
- the rpsH gene encoding 30S ribosomal protein S8, with protein sequence MSTHDPISDLITRIRNAQMRSKSKVSTPGSKMRANVLEVLKSEGYIRGYASVEHKSGHNELEIELKYFDGEPVIKEIERVSKPGRRVYASVKNLPRVKNGLGISVLSTPKGIMADHAARDANVGGEILFTVF encoded by the coding sequence ATGTCAACGCACGATCCGATCAGCGATCTCATCACCCGCATCCGCAACGCGCAGATGCGCTCCAAGTCCAAGGTTTCGACCCCGGGCTCGAAGATGCGCGCCAACGTTCTCGAAGTGCTGAAGTCCGAGGGTTACATCCGCGGCTACGCCAGCGTCGAGCACAAGAGCGGCCACAACGAGCTTGAGATCGAGCTGAAGTATTTCGACGGCGAGCCGGTCATCAAGGAGATCGAGCGCGTGTCGAAGCCGGGCCGCCGGGTTTACGCGTCGGTGAAGAACCTGCCGCGCGTCAAGAACGGGCTTGGCATTTCGGTGCTGTCGACGCCGAAGGGAATCATGGCTGACCACGCCGCGCGCGACGCGAATGTGGGCGGCGAAATTCTCTTCACGGTATTCTGA
- the rpsN gene encoding 30S ribosomal protein S14, producing the protein MAKKSSIEKNNRRQKMTKNAAAKRARLKAIISDKTKPMEERFAATIKLAEMPRNSSATRIKNRCEISGRPHAVYRKTKMSRIAIRDFGSRGLIPGLVKSSW; encoded by the coding sequence ATGGCTAAGAAGAGTTCGATCGAGAAGAATAACCGGCGTCAGAAGATGACGAAGAATGCCGCCGCCAAGCGCGCGCGGCTGAAGGCGATCATCTCCGACAAGACGAAGCCGATGGAAGAGCGTTTCGCCGCGACCATCAAGCTTGCCGAGATGCCGCGCAATTCGTCTGCGACCCGCATCAAGAACCGCTGCGAGATCAGCGGCCGGCCCCACGCGGTCTATCGCAAGACCAAGATGAGCCGCATCGCGATCCGCGACTTCGGGTCCCGGGGTCTGATCCCGGGTCTCGTGAAGTCGAGCTGGTAA
- the rpsQ gene encoding 30S ribosomal protein S17, producing the protein MPKRTLQGVVVSDKQDKTVVVRVDRRFTHPIYKKTIRRSKNYHAHDENNQFKAGDTVWIEESKPLSKLKRWTVVRGEDKKTA; encoded by the coding sequence ATGCCGAAGCGTACTCTCCAGGGCGTCGTCGTCAGCGACAAGCAGGACAAGACCGTTGTCGTGCGTGTCGACCGCCGCTTCACCCATCCGATCTACAAGAAGACCATTCGCCGGTCCAAGAACTACCATGCGCACGACGAGAACAATCAGTTCAAGGCGGGCGACACGGTCTGGATCGAGGAGAGCAAGCCGCTCTCGAAGCTGAAGCGCTGGACTGTCGTCCGGGGCGAAGACAAGAAAACCGCTTGA